A section of the Phaseolus vulgaris cultivar G19833 chromosome 8, P. vulgaris v2.0, whole genome shotgun sequence genome encodes:
- the LOC137823730 gene encoding glucan endo-1,3-beta-glucosidase 12 isoform X1 — MHRLTVSTVLLSLTLLTLADGGSIGVNYGRIANNLPSAVKVVQLLKSQGLNRVKVYDTDPAVLRALSGSGIKVTVDLPNMQLFAAAKAPSFASSWVERNVVAYYPHTQIEAIAVGNEVFVDTHNTTKFLVPAMKNIHKALVKHNLDSDIKVSSPIALSALANSYPSSSGSFRPDLVEPVFKPMLDFLRESGSYLMVNVYPFFAYESNADVISLDYALFRDNPGVTDPGNGLRYYNLFDAQIDAVFSALSALKYDDVKIVVTETGWPSKGDNNEVGASVENAAAFNGNLVRKILTGGGTPLRPKADLTVYLFALFNENQKSGPTSERNFGLFYPDEKRVYNVPFTAEELKDYHDSPVKGGSHNQTTQAPAPNVSGGVSKSTTGNTWCVANPDADKVKLQAALDFACGEGGADCAPIQHGATCYDPNTIVAHASFAFNSYYQKQARKGGSCYFGGTSYVVTQEPRYGNCEFPTGY; from the exons ATGCACCGCCTCACCGTCTCCACCGTTCTCCTCTCCCTAACACTTCTCACCCTCGCAG ATGGAGGTTCCATTGGAGTTAACTACGGTCGCATAGCAAACAACCTTCCCTCCGCCGTGAAGGTCGTTCAGCTCCTCAAGTCCCAGGGGCTGAACCGGGTCAAGGTCTACGACACCGACCCGGCAGTGCTTCGGGCCTTATCCGGATCCGGAATCAAAGTGACGGTTGATCTTCCAAACATGCAACTCTTTGCAGCAGCCAAAGCACCCTCCTTTGCGTCCTCCTGGGTCGAAAGAAACGTCGTCGCTTACTACCCTCACACTCAAATCGAAGCCATTGCGGTTGGAAACGAGGTTTTCGTAGACACACACAACACAACCAAGTTCCTTGTACCCGCCATGAAAAACATTCACAAAGCGCTTGTGAAACACAACCTCGACTCCGACATTAAGGTTTCCTCCCCCATTGCCCTCTCTGCGTTGGCGAACTCTTACCCATCCTCATCCGGATCTTTCCGACCCGATCTCGTTGAACCCGTTTTCAAACCCATGCTGGACTTCCTCCGCGAATCCGGGTCCTACTTAATGGTAAACGTGTACCCGTTCTTCGCGTACGAGTCCAACGCTGACGTCATCTCTTTAGATTATGCGCTTTTCCGAGACAACCCGGGCGTGACGGATCCGGGTAACGGGTTGAGATACTATAACCTATTTGACGCCCAAATCGACGCCGTTTTCTCCGCTTTAAGTGCTTTGAAATACGACGACGTTAAGATTGTAGTGACCGAAACAGGGTGGCCTTCTAAGGGGGATAATAATGAGGTGGGTGCGAGCGTAGAGAACGCCGCTGCGTTCAACGGTAATCTCGTCCGTAAGATCTTAACCGGTGGTGGGACCCCTCTTCGACCCAAAGCCGATCTCACCGTCTATCTGTTCGCGCTTTTTAATGAGAATCAGAAGTCCGGGCCCACTTCCGAGAGAAACTTCGGGCTTTTTTACCCTGACGAGAAAAGGGTCTACAATGTTCCGTTTACGGCGGAGGAGCTCAAGGACTACCACGACTCGCCGGTGAAAGGTGGCAGTCATAATCAGACCACCCAGGCGCCTGCACCCAATGTGAGCGGCGGCGTGTCCAAGAGCACCACCGGAAACACGTGGTGCGTTGCGAACCCGGACGCGGATAAAGTTAAGCTGCAGGCCGCTCTAGATTTTGCTTGCGGCGAAGGAGGTGCTGACTGCGCTCCGATTCAGCATGGTGCCACGTGCTACGATCCCAACACGATTGTGGCCCACGCTTCGTTTGCGTTCAATAGTTATTACCAGAAGCAAGCGCGCAAGGGCGGTAGCTGCTATTTCGGGGGTACGTCCTACGTGGTCACGCAGGAGCCTA GGTATGGTAACTGTGAGTTCCCTACTGGATACTAA
- the LOC137823730 gene encoding glucan endo-1,3-beta-glucosidase 13 isoform X2, with protein MHRLTVSTVLLSLTLLTLADGGSIGVNYGRIANNLPSAVKVVQLLKSQGLNRVKVYDTDPAVLRALSGSGIKVTVDLPNMQLFAAAKAPSFASSWVERNVVAYYPHTQIEAIAVGNEVFVDTHNTTKFLVPAMKNIHKALVKHNLDSDIKVSSPIALSALANSYPSSSGSFRPDLVEPVFKPMLDFLRESGSYLMVNVYPFFAYESNADVISLDYALFRDNPGVTDPGNGLRYYNLFDAQIDAVFSALSALKYDDVKIVVTETGWPSKGDNNEVGASVENAAAFNGNLVRKILTGGGTPLRPKADLTVYLFALFNENQKSGPTSERNFGLFYPDEKRVYNVPFTAEELKDYHDSPVKGGSHNQTTQAPAPNVSGGVSKSTTGNTWCVANPDADKVKLQAALDFACGEGGADCAPIQHGATCYDPNTIVAHASFAFNSYYQKQARKGGSCYFGGTSYVVTQEPRTRVMGSN; from the exons ATGCACCGCCTCACCGTCTCCACCGTTCTCCTCTCCCTAACACTTCTCACCCTCGCAG ATGGAGGTTCCATTGGAGTTAACTACGGTCGCATAGCAAACAACCTTCCCTCCGCCGTGAAGGTCGTTCAGCTCCTCAAGTCCCAGGGGCTGAACCGGGTCAAGGTCTACGACACCGACCCGGCAGTGCTTCGGGCCTTATCCGGATCCGGAATCAAAGTGACGGTTGATCTTCCAAACATGCAACTCTTTGCAGCAGCCAAAGCACCCTCCTTTGCGTCCTCCTGGGTCGAAAGAAACGTCGTCGCTTACTACCCTCACACTCAAATCGAAGCCATTGCGGTTGGAAACGAGGTTTTCGTAGACACACACAACACAACCAAGTTCCTTGTACCCGCCATGAAAAACATTCACAAAGCGCTTGTGAAACACAACCTCGACTCCGACATTAAGGTTTCCTCCCCCATTGCCCTCTCTGCGTTGGCGAACTCTTACCCATCCTCATCCGGATCTTTCCGACCCGATCTCGTTGAACCCGTTTTCAAACCCATGCTGGACTTCCTCCGCGAATCCGGGTCCTACTTAATGGTAAACGTGTACCCGTTCTTCGCGTACGAGTCCAACGCTGACGTCATCTCTTTAGATTATGCGCTTTTCCGAGACAACCCGGGCGTGACGGATCCGGGTAACGGGTTGAGATACTATAACCTATTTGACGCCCAAATCGACGCCGTTTTCTCCGCTTTAAGTGCTTTGAAATACGACGACGTTAAGATTGTAGTGACCGAAACAGGGTGGCCTTCTAAGGGGGATAATAATGAGGTGGGTGCGAGCGTAGAGAACGCCGCTGCGTTCAACGGTAATCTCGTCCGTAAGATCTTAACCGGTGGTGGGACCCCTCTTCGACCCAAAGCCGATCTCACCGTCTATCTGTTCGCGCTTTTTAATGAGAATCAGAAGTCCGGGCCCACTTCCGAGAGAAACTTCGGGCTTTTTTACCCTGACGAGAAAAGGGTCTACAATGTTCCGTTTACGGCGGAGGAGCTCAAGGACTACCACGACTCGCCGGTGAAAGGTGGCAGTCATAATCAGACCACCCAGGCGCCTGCACCCAATGTGAGCGGCGGCGTGTCCAAGAGCACCACCGGAAACACGTGGTGCGTTGCGAACCCGGACGCGGATAAAGTTAAGCTGCAGGCCGCTCTAGATTTTGCTTGCGGCGAAGGAGGTGCTGACTGCGCTCCGATTCAGCATGGTGCCACGTGCTACGATCCCAACACGATTGTGGCCCACGCTTCGTTTGCGTTCAATAGTTATTACCAGAAGCAAGCGCGCAAGGGCGGTAGCTGCTATTTCGGGGGTACGTCCTACGTGGTCACGCAGGAGCCTA GGACAAGGGTAATGGGCTCCAACTAG